A window of Gammaproteobacteria bacterium contains these coding sequences:
- a CDS encoding ATP synthase subunit I translates to MQHSALVIQAALALVCAGVALFVADSAAALAAGYGGLLAFANSYLLAKRVVRAGELAKSSPTQGVYALYLGAVQRFVLVLVALGIGMGLLKLPPVPMLAGFAVTLAGYLVTAGRQALSAGPERKQKSRTG, encoded by the coding sequence ATGCAACACAGTGCTCTTGTCATCCAGGCGGCTCTCGCTTTGGTCTGTGCCGGCGTGGCATTGTTCGTAGCGGATAGCGCAGCGGCGCTGGCCGCCGGTTATGGCGGGTTGCTGGCATTTGCGAACAGCTATCTCCTGGCGAAGCGGGTGGTACGCGCCGGGGAGCTGGCGAAGTCCAGCCCGACGCAGGGCGTGTATGCGCTCTATCTGGGCGCCGTGCAGCGCTTCGTGCTCGTCCTGGTGGCGCTGGGTATCGGTATGGGGTTGCTAAAGCTGCCGCCGGTTCCCATGCTGGCGGGATTTGCCGTCACACTGGCGGGCTATCTGGTTACCGCCGGGCGACAGGCATTGTCGGCGGGACCAGAAAGAAAACAGAAGTCAAGAACAGGTTAG
- a CDS encoding F0F1 ATP synthase subunit delta: protein MSELTTIARPYSRAAFSVARQNNRLQEWSDMLEYVSAVSQDPDMQAFADNPKMTTEQVAELVTGVCEGRVDEQGANFIRLLAENRRLGLLPQISELYEQFRADEGGQIEAQVISAREPDEHQLTAIGDALKKRLGKDVKLTVSIDPSLLGGAIIKAGDLVIDGSLRGKLERLSGVLTR from the coding sequence ATGTCCGAACTGACAACCATTGCCAGGCCCTACTCACGGGCCGCATTTTCCGTCGCAAGGCAAAACAACCGTCTGCAGGAATGGTCCGACATGCTCGAATACGTGTCTGCCGTCTCGCAGGATCCGGACATGCAGGCGTTTGCGGACAACCCGAAGATGACTACGGAACAGGTTGCGGAACTGGTCACGGGTGTCTGCGAGGGCAGGGTGGACGAACAGGGTGCCAATTTCATTCGTCTGCTCGCTGAGAACCGCAGACTCGGCCTGTTACCCCAGATCAGCGAGCTCTACGAACAGTTTCGCGCCGACGAGGGCGGTCAGATCGAGGCGCAGGTCATCTCTGCACGCGAGCCGGACGAGCATCAGCTCACGGCGATCGGTGACGCATTGAAAAAACGCCTGGGAAAGGACGTGAAGCTGACCGTGAGCATCGATCCCTCACTGCTGGGCGGCGCCATTATCAAGGCGGGTGACCTGGTGATCGACGGATCGCTACGCGGAAAATTGGAACGGCTTTCGGGTGTACTGACCCGCTAG
- a CDS encoding F0F1 ATP synthase subunit B, translating into MNITATLIGQILTFAVLVWFIKGVLWEPMIKVLEDRKRKIADGLEAAERGQHSQELAEQRAKERLLEAKKQGAEIINQAQKRAGEIVDEAKVAAREEAERIKQGAQADIVQETNRAREQLRQQVSKIAVQGAERLLEREVDEKANAKLLDELAAQI; encoded by the coding sequence ATGAACATCACTGCAACGCTCATAGGACAGATACTGACATTCGCTGTCCTGGTCTGGTTCATCAAGGGCGTACTTTGGGAGCCGATGATCAAGGTCCTCGAGGACCGCAAACGGAAGATCGCCGATGGCCTTGAGGCGGCCGAACGCGGCCAGCATTCCCAGGAACTGGCCGAGCAACGGGCCAAGGAACGCCTGCTGGAAGCCAAGAAGCAGGGTGCCGAGATCATCAACCAGGCACAGAAACGCGCCGGTGAAATCGTCGACGAGGCGAAGGTCGCGGCCCGTGAGGAAGCCGAGCGGATCAAGCAGGGCGCACAGGCCGACATCGTGCAGGAGACGAACCGGGCGCGCGAACAGCTTCGCCAGCAGGTTTCGAAGATTGCGGTGCAGGGCGCCGAGCGCCTGCTGGAGCGGGAGGTCGACGAGAAGGCGAACGCCAAGCTCCTCGACGAACTCGCCGCACAGATTTGA
- a CDS encoding ParB/RepB/Spo0J family partition protein, with protein MTKKRRGLGNLGIDVLLSSVGDHAAGNLPQSPPSSPKGPAAEGIRSLGIDTVQRGRFQPRHHFGNEALEELAASIRAQGLLQPVVVREIPGGYELVAGERRWRAARIAGLDEIPAIVRSVPDQAAAAIALIENIQREDLNPLEEAGALKRLIDEFGLTHQEAADSVGRSRAAVSNILRLLELEHEARDLLDQGRIEMGHARALLALPAGRQAEAARRVAERGLSVRETEAWVKKLLDTSESEPRSHSRDPDVVRLENTLGDRLGARVDIRYNTRGKGSLVIHYNSLDELDGLLAHIN; from the coding sequence ATGACCAAGAAACGGCGTGGTCTGGGTAACCTCGGTATCGACGTGCTCCTGAGTTCGGTCGGTGACCACGCCGCCGGCAATCTCCCGCAGTCACCGCCCTCTTCCCCGAAGGGTCCGGCGGCGGAGGGTATCCGTTCGCTGGGTATTGACACCGTGCAACGGGGGCGATTTCAGCCCAGGCACCACTTTGGCAACGAGGCGCTCGAGGAGTTGGCCGCCTCGATCCGCGCCCAGGGCCTCCTGCAACCAGTGGTGGTGCGTGAGATCCCGGGGGGTTACGAGCTGGTGGCAGGAGAGCGCCGCTGGCGTGCGGCGCGGATCGCGGGGCTGGATGAAATCCCGGCAATCGTCAGATCCGTACCGGACCAGGCCGCCGCCGCCATTGCACTGATCGAAAACATCCAGCGTGAGGATCTCAATCCCCTGGAGGAGGCGGGCGCGCTGAAGCGCCTGATCGACGAATTCGGACTCACGCATCAGGAGGCCGCCGACAGCGTAGGGCGCTCTCGGGCCGCGGTGAGCAATATCCTGCGCCTGCTGGAGCTGGAACACGAGGCACGGGATCTGCTCGATCAGGGCAGGATTGAAATGGGGCATGCACGCGCGTTGCTCGCCCTGCCTGCCGGTCGACAGGCCGAGGCTGCGCGGAGGGTCGCAGAGCGGGGCCTGTCGGTCAGGGAAACCGAGGCCTGGGTGAAGAAGCTGCTCGACACCAGCGAATCCGAACCCAGGTCGCACTCGCGGGACCCCGACGTCGTTCGCCTGGAAAACACGCTGGGCGACCGGCTCGGGGCCAGGGTCGACATCCGCTACAATACCCGGGGCAAGGGCAGCCTCGTCATTCACTACAACAGCCTCGACGAACTCGACGGACTCCTGGCACATATCAACTAA
- the atpE gene encoding F0F1 ATP synthase subunit C, protein MSPAEIATIYAYTALGVAIILAAAGLGSALGWGLICSKFIEGIARQPEMRPQLTGQMLFTGGLMEAFPFIVLGISMWFIFANPFIGAAQSAIGG, encoded by the coding sequence ATGAGTCCAGCCGAAATCGCAACCATATACGCCTACACCGCGCTCGGTGTAGCAATCATCCTTGCCGCCGCCGGGCTCGGGTCGGCGCTGGGTTGGGGCCTGATCTGCTCCAAGTTCATCGAGGGTATCGCGAGACAGCCGGAGATGCGCCCGCAGTTGACCGGTCAGATGCTGTTCACCGGTGGCCTGATGGAGGCCTTCCCTTTCATCGTCCTGGGTATCTCCATGTGGTTCATCTTTGCGAACCCGTTCATCGGTGCAGCCCAGAGTGCCATCGGCGGCTGA
- the atpB gene encoding F0F1 ATP synthase subunit A translates to MSDPSQPATANPVEYIQHHLTNWCLGCDPATDQPGNIIDFSVIFIDTLLFSWLLAGLLMWIAWKIGKTLDPDKPTGAQNVMELIVEFVDQQVRDIFPERNPIIGPLAITIFVWVFMLNAMDLVPVDLLPWIAAVIGENVFGVDPHHVYLKVVPTTNLDTTFALSLSVFSLIIYYNVKTKGLAGYVKMYLFHPFGKYLIPFNIVMTTVEEVSKPVSLALRLFGNLFAGELLFMLIALMSFAWYALPAQVLLGGMWAIFHILVITLQAFIFMLLTIVYLALAQQDDH, encoded by the coding sequence GTGAGCGATCCGAGCCAGCCGGCCACGGCGAACCCGGTTGAATACATCCAGCACCATTTGACCAACTGGTGCCTCGGTTGTGATCCGGCGACCGATCAGCCGGGCAACATCATCGATTTCTCGGTGATCTTCATCGATACCTTGCTGTTCAGCTGGTTGCTGGCGGGGCTGCTGATGTGGATTGCCTGGAAGATCGGCAAGACTCTCGATCCTGACAAGCCCACCGGCGCGCAGAACGTCATGGAGCTGATCGTCGAATTCGTCGATCAGCAGGTCCGCGATATCTTTCCCGAACGCAACCCGATCATCGGGCCGCTCGCCATCACGATCTTCGTCTGGGTCTTCATGCTCAATGCCATGGACCTGGTGCCGGTCGACCTGTTGCCGTGGATCGCTGCGGTGATCGGAGAGAACGTATTCGGTGTCGATCCGCACCACGTCTACCTCAAGGTGGTTCCGACGACGAACCTGGATACCACGTTCGCGCTGTCCCTGAGCGTGTTCAGCCTGATCATCTACTACAACGTCAAGACCAAGGGCCTGGCGGGTTACGTCAAGATGTACCTGTTCCATCCCTTCGGAAAGTATCTCATCCCCTTCAACATCGTGATGACGACCGTTGAGGAGGTCTCCAAGCCGGTCAGCCTCGCCCTTCGTCTGTTCGGAAACCTGTTCGCCGGTGAACTGCTGTTTATGCTGATCGCACTGATGTCCTTTGCCTGGTACGCCTTGCCCGCACAGGTGCTGCTCGGCGGGATGTGGGCTATCTTCCACATCCTCGTGATTACCCTACAGGCATTCATCTTCATGCTGTTGACGATCGTGTATCTCGCCCTCGCGCAACAGGACGACCACTGA
- the rsmG gene encoding 16S rRNA (guanine(527)-N(7))-methyltransferase RsmG encodes MRLLARWNRVHNLTAIRDPMKMVGAHVMDSLSIHPWVTGERAVDVGSGAGLPGIPLSLIEPQRHWTLLEPSAKKAGFLTQAVMELCLDNVSVVRSRAEDLGSGGRFDCVVCRALGPLPRILPQIGPLLAPGGSILAMKGRIPKNELECLPQGFMIAAIHGLRVPGLDAERHLLVISETDRS; translated from the coding sequence CTGCGGTTACTGGCCCGGTGGAACCGGGTCCACAACCTGACCGCGATCCGCGATCCGATGAAGATGGTCGGAGCGCACGTGATGGACAGTCTCAGCATCCATCCCTGGGTAACCGGGGAACGGGCGGTGGATGTCGGCAGTGGTGCGGGCCTGCCCGGCATCCCGCTGTCGCTCATCGAGCCGCAGCGGCATTGGACCCTGCTGGAGCCGAGCGCGAAGAAGGCGGGATTTCTGACCCAGGCAGTGATGGAACTGTGCCTGGACAACGTGTCGGTCGTGAGGTCACGCGCCGAGGACCTTGGATCTGGGGGGAGGTTTGACTGCGTCGTCTGCCGGGCGCTCGGGCCGCTGCCGCGGATCCTGCCTCAGATCGGGCCATTGCTGGCGCCGGGGGGATCGATACTGGCGATGAAGGGCCGCATCCCGAAAAACGAACTCGAATGCCTGCCGCAAGGGTTTATGATAGCGGCGATACACGGACTACGGGTGCCCGGACTGGACGCCGAGCGCCACCTGCTAGTAATCTCGGAAACCGACCGCTCATGA
- the atpG gene encoding F0F1 ATP synthase subunit gamma has translation MSGEKEIRTQIKSIQSTQKITKAMEMVAASKMRKAQERMLASRPYAEKMHNVIGHLAMAHPEYRHPYLIEREAVNRVGFIVISTDRGLCGGLNINLFKTALKAVTEWKEKGSDISFCLIGTKANAFFRRFGAPVLGKAEHLGDRPRISDLIGPIKVMLDAYDDGKIDRLFLVENVFVNTMTQKPRVTKLVPVEQSSDKELKHHWDYLYEPDSHEVLDALLMRYVESLVYQGVVENIGCEMAARMVAMKSASDNAGSLIDDLQLAYNKARQASITQELSEIVGGAAAV, from the coding sequence ATGTCCGGCGAAAAAGAGATTCGCACACAGATCAAGAGTATCCAGAGTACTCAGAAGATCACCAAGGCAATGGAGATGGTTGCCGCGAGCAAGATGCGCAAGGCGCAGGAGCGCATGCTGGCATCTCGCCCCTACGCGGAAAAGATGCACAACGTCATCGGCCACCTCGCCATGGCACATCCAGAGTACCGGCATCCTTATCTCATCGAGAGAGAAGCGGTCAACCGGGTCGGTTTCATTGTGATCTCCACAGACCGCGGCCTGTGCGGCGGCCTGAACATCAACCTGTTCAAGACCGCGCTGAAGGCAGTAACCGAATGGAAGGAAAAAGGATCGGATATCAGCTTCTGTCTCATCGGGACCAAAGCGAACGCCTTCTTCCGGCGCTTCGGTGCGCCGGTGCTCGGCAAGGCCGAACATCTCGGCGACCGACCACGCATCTCAGACCTGATCGGCCCGATCAAGGTCATGCTCGACGCCTATGATGACGGAAAGATCGACCGCCTGTTCCTGGTCGAAAACGTGTTCGTCAACACGATGACGCAGAAGCCGAGAGTGACGAAACTCGTCCCCGTGGAGCAGTCGTCCGACAAGGAGCTCAAGCACCACTGGGACTATCTCTACGAACCGGATTCGCACGAAGTGCTGGACGCCCTGTTGATGCGATACGTGGAGTCGCTCGTTTACCAGGGCGTGGTGGAGAACATCGGCTGCGAGATGGCGGCGCGCATGGTGGCCATGAAGTCCGCCTCGGACAACGCCGGTTCGCTGATCGACGATCTGCAGCTGGCATACAACAAGGCTCGCCAGGCTTCCATCACACAGGAACTGTCGGAAATCGTCGGCGGCGCGGCGGCAGTATAG
- the atpA gene encoding F0F1 ATP synthase subunit alpha, producing the protein MQLNPTEISDLIKQRIERFDVVAEARTEGTIVAVTDGIVRIQGLADVMAGEMIAFPGDTFGLALNLERDSIGAVVLGDYEHISEGDTARCTGRILQVPVGANLLGRVVNSLGQPLDGKAPADTDTYSPIEKIAPGVIERQSVSQPVQTGLKSIDAMTPIGRGQRELIIGDRQTGKTAIAVDTIINQKGTGIKCIYVAIGQKASSVANVVAKLEEHGAMEHTIVVAATASESASLQYIAPYAGCAMGEFFRDRGEDALIIYDDLTKQAWAYRQVSLLLRRPPGREAYPGDVFYLHSRLLERAARVNAHYVERVTEGAVKGKTGSLTALPIIETQAGDVSAFVPTNVISITDGQIFLESDLFNAGIRPAINAGLSVSRVGGAAQTKIIKKLGGGVRLSLAQYRELAAFSQFASDLDEQTRKQLERGERVTELMKQKQYSPLSVGEMAISLFAADQGYLDDVEVAKIVDFEAAMHSYLETNCADLMEKINDSGDYNDEIEAAIRSALDAFKKESVW; encoded by the coding sequence ATGCAGCTAAACCCAACAGAAATTAGCGATCTAATTAAACAACGCATCGAGCGCTTCGATGTCGTTGCCGAGGCACGAACCGAGGGCACCATCGTTGCGGTAACCGATGGTATCGTCAGGATTCAGGGCCTCGCCGACGTTATGGCCGGAGAGATGATCGCGTTTCCCGGCGACACCTTTGGCCTGGCGCTCAACCTCGAGCGGGACTCCATCGGCGCGGTCGTGCTGGGCGACTACGAGCATATCTCAGAGGGTGATACCGCGCGGTGCACCGGACGCATCCTTCAGGTCCCGGTTGGAGCGAACCTCCTGGGTCGCGTCGTGAACTCGCTGGGGCAGCCGCTGGATGGCAAGGCGCCCGCGGACACGGACACCTACTCGCCGATCGAAAAGATCGCGCCGGGTGTCATCGAACGTCAATCGGTGTCCCAGCCCGTTCAGACGGGTCTGAAATCCATCGATGCGATGACGCCGATCGGGCGGGGCCAGCGCGAACTGATTATCGGCGACCGCCAGACCGGGAAGACGGCCATTGCGGTCGACACGATCATCAATCAGAAGGGTACCGGCATCAAATGCATCTACGTTGCCATCGGGCAGAAGGCGTCGTCGGTGGCGAATGTCGTGGCCAAGCTCGAGGAGCACGGCGCGATGGAGCACACGATCGTCGTCGCCGCTACCGCTTCGGAATCCGCGTCGCTACAGTACATCGCTCCCTACGCGGGTTGTGCCATGGGTGAGTTCTTTCGTGATCGTGGCGAGGACGCCCTGATCATCTACGATGACCTGACGAAACAGGCCTGGGCGTACCGCCAAGTCTCACTGCTGCTGCGCAGGCCGCCGGGGCGTGAAGCTTATCCCGGTGACGTCTTCTATCTCCATTCGCGGCTACTGGAGCGTGCGGCACGCGTCAACGCCCACTACGTCGAGCGCGTCACCGAAGGCGCTGTCAAGGGCAAGACCGGTTCGCTAACCGCCCTGCCGATCATCGAGACGCAGGCGGGCGACGTGTCGGCATTTGTGCCGACCAACGTGATCTCGATTACGGACGGCCAGATCTTCCTGGAATCGGATCTGTTCAATGCCGGTATCCGGCCCGCGATCAACGCGGGGCTGTCGGTCTCCCGTGTCGGCGGCGCCGCGCAGACCAAGATCATCAAGAAACTCGGCGGTGGCGTCCGTCTGTCACTGGCGCAATACCGTGAACTTGCTGCGTTTTCGCAGTTCGCCTCCGACCTGGACGAGCAGACCCGAAAGCAGCTCGAACGCGGCGAGCGCGTCACCGAGCTGATGAAACAGAAGCAGTATTCCCCACTCAGCGTGGGAGAGATGGCGATATCGTTGTTCGCAGCCGACCAGGGTTATCTCGACGATGTGGAGGTCGCGAAGATCGTCGATTTCGAGGCGGCGATGCACTCCTACCTCGAGACAAACTGCGCGGATTTGATGGAAAAGATCAACGACAGCGGCGACTACAACGACGAGATCGAGGCGGCGATCCGCAGCGCGCTGGATGCGTTCAAGAAGGAAAGCGTCTGGTAG
- a CDS encoding ParA family protein → MTAIFAITNQKGGVGKTTTSINLAASLSATKRRVLMIDLDPQGNATTGSGVDKNALHSSSADVLLERAAIEDIIVETRPAGYWLLPGNASLTVAEVELVQAVAREYRLKQALTRIADRFDFILIDCPPTLNTLTVNSLVAASGVIIPMQCEYYALEGLSALLNTIERIRQTANPGLEVTGLLRTMYDPRNNLANDVSDKLTSHFGQQVFRTIIPRNVTLAEAPSHGVPVLHYDKSCRGSLAYLALAGEILRKGTAPEPEPAPPLLERAW, encoded by the coding sequence ATGACCGCGATCTTTGCCATCACGAACCAGAAAGGCGGGGTCGGGAAGACGACGACCAGTATCAATCTGGCCGCGTCGCTCTCCGCGACGAAACGGCGCGTCCTGATGATCGATCTCGACCCGCAGGGCAATGCCACCACGGGCAGTGGCGTGGACAAGAACGCGTTGCATTCGAGCAGTGCCGACGTGCTGCTGGAGCGCGCCGCGATCGAGGACATCATCGTCGAGACCCGACCCGCGGGCTACTGGCTGCTTCCCGGCAATGCCTCGCTGACGGTGGCCGAGGTGGAGCTCGTGCAGGCGGTAGCAAGGGAATATCGCCTGAAGCAGGCCCTGACGCGGATCGCGGATCGCTTCGACTTCATCCTCATCGATTGCCCGCCCACCCTGAATACCCTGACGGTCAATTCACTGGTTGCCGCCAGCGGCGTCATAATTCCGATGCAGTGCGAATATTATGCCCTGGAAGGCCTCTCGGCCTTGCTGAACACGATCGAACGGATCCGCCAGACAGCCAATCCCGGGCTCGAGGTCACCGGATTATTGCGGACAATGTACGACCCGCGGAACAACCTCGCCAACGATGTCTCGGACAAGCTCACGAGCCATTTCGGCCAGCAGGTATTTCGTACCATCATTCCGCGCAACGTGACCCTGGCAGAGGCCCCCAGCCACGGGGTGCCGGTGCTGCACTACGACAAGTCCTGCCGGGGGTCTCTGGCCTATCTCGCGCTGGCCGGCGAGATCCTAAGAAAGGGGACCGCGCCCGAACCCGAACCGGCGCCGCCCCTGCTCGAGAGGGCCTGGTAA